DNA from Eucalyptus grandis isolate ANBG69807.140 chromosome 5, ASM1654582v1, whole genome shotgun sequence:
TAGTTCTGTCATTGCCCACTCCAGAGTACTCGAAGTGGTTTCGCTACCGCCGGTGATTATGTCCTGCATGATCCACGTCACAAATCAGAGAGcttttttccaagaaattaGATCATAATTATCACAATTAGGGAAGCATGATAGAGGAGATGGTACCAGAAATAGATGCTTGACTAGGGAGATGTCCAGGGtctcatttttctcttcaatcaaatcaaggaGATAATCCAAAACATCGTTACACCTCACGCAACCCTTCTCTGTCCTCAGCTGCAACCTTCTCTGGATCACACCATCGAAAAAGTCGAACATCTTCTGGATAAGCACCTCAAGGTGACGCTTCGAACCATGCGGGTCGATCTTCTTGAGCATGGGAAAGTAATCCGCCAGGTTAGGCTTtccaatctcataaaaaatttgcCACACCACCTCCTTCAGATCTCCTGCTGGATTCAAAGGTTCGATCATGTCCAAAGAGAAAAGCGTGTTTGATACCGCGTTAAGGCTGTTCCTGAAAGCCCCCTCACCGATATTCACCACCTCGCCAGCATCTGCGCATTTCCTCACGAAGGCGACCAGCTCTCGAACTTTCTTGCTGCGAAGGTGTTGGTTCAAATCGAGTTTTTTGCTGGAGAAGATATGCAAGTTGTATACTTTCCTGAGGTTTCGGAAGAGAGGCGAAACGGGTAGCTAGGGCAAGCCTAGTTTGTCATGGTCATGGGCCGtgatggaattgggaaccgtGCGATTCGAGAAGACAGCGTCGTGGGTCTGGAGGATCTCTTTGGCGAGCTTCGGCGAAGAGACCACTACCGTAGTCACGAAGCCAAGTTCCAGTTTTATGATGGGGCCATAGGTGCGGGCGAGCTTGGCCAGGGACTTGTGGGGAAGATCTCCGAGCTCGAGGAGGTTGCCGATGATCGGGAGAGGCCGCGGACCGGGGGGTAGGTTGGAGGGCCGAGCTCTTCGGCCCCTGTTGGCGACGAAGGAGAGAGCTTGGAACAAGCCCCAGAGGAGGTACAGACACAGAATCAGAACCAAGCAATCCATATTTCTGAATCCACAACTACAAGAAGTGCGACCACTTCCTTTGTATTTATTACGACTTTTAGGTCATTGAAATTGGCTTGCTGCATTCATCTCTCAAGCTCTCAAAATTCCATGTCATCGTGGGGCCATGCAGTGAGACTTTTCCAATACTAAAActaaagaaaggagagagagagagagagagagagagagaggagagagaggagggagtcGGTCTGCAGAGGAGGGCAGAGGAGAGCAGAGCGTTAGAGTGTGCAGAGAGGTGGGCTCGGTCtacaggagagagagcagaggtgGGGAAGACGCAAATTGAATCGCTGATGCCATTTACACATTAGCTCCACGTGTcgatttttctatgattttacACTTCGCCTAGTGTAAAATCCATCCAATTTTTTCGAGAGAAAACAAAACGGCTTGTCGTCCCACGTGTTTGGTCATATGAACTTGCACCAGGGTGACAGCAGATGTCACCATCTTGCGTAAATTTCCAGGCCAAGACAAGCCCTCATGATGCATCCAACCGAGACGATGGGATAATAACCATCATTAGTCACTAAATTATCTCATCACAGTCAATTATGtcccaaattttccaatttcgaCAATCAACACAGAGACCTTTACACAAAATTTTAAAGTCATCTTTCTAATCAATTGCAGTTGAAAATTACTATTTGCATCTAATCATCCTCGATAGTCCTATGTGTTGCGcctaacataaacaattttacTCGAAACGACGTCTAGTGTGGACCATCATATCAACGATTTTCCAATGGCaattgattggaagaactttCGTTGGAATTTCAACAAATTAGAGACTACACTTGCAAcatctaaaagtttaagattgaattaacatcTATATATTAGATTTGAAACTGAATTGTTAAGTTTTCTTTTGTCTACCCACAACAGTTGAGTGTGTGCATTAAATGGAAGAAAGACCATTACGTGTGagctttcaatttatttaatgagataATAAAATGGGtggtctctaaacttttttctaatatttaatATGGTCACACTAGCTAACGGTGTTACATTTTAACGAAAGGGGTACATCGagtgaatttttgaaagttGAAAGAGTAAGTTGAACAACGGGTAATGCAACaactccagaaaaaaaaaaagggggcaatGCAACAATAACGGgcaagaaaagacaaatttatCAGCAGTAATGGAGAAGGAACCCAATCGGCTGTCATCGGCGGAATTACAGCTGCCAATCTTCGTTAAAAGTCTCATTATAATTGCCCAAACAAAAATGTATAACATGGTTTTCTTCCGCCGATGACGgtcatttgcttctttcttttttgataggTCAAAAGTTTTTGATGATTCATACAGCAAGAGTTTCCCTCGTTAAGTAGGCAACTAATAGAACTTCCAGTTGGTTTAGTATACAGtaaatgtaataaattaattaaggagaGATTCCTTCAAAATAGTAATACTCCTAAGGCTTAAGCTGATTTGCATAGCGTTCACAtgcgttgttttttttttttttaggtcaatAGTAGATGTTGCATTCATTCATGAAGATAAACAAGTCTTACAAGATAATGATGGATAAAATTCTGAATATAGAATTTCCGAGAGGGAGAAATGAGGGAAGTTCACCCAATTTGTAGGAAGTTTTTTGGCTCGGTGTGTTCTAGCAAGCCAATCCGCCGCTCGGTTTGCTTGTCGTGGACAGTAGACTACCCCTACTGATTTGCAAAGGGCTAACTCTTCTTTACACTTCTCCATAATTTCCTTCAAGTCCCATGGTGATTCAGCCCGGCCCATAATAAAGTCAACCAAACTCAAACAATCACTTTCACACGCCCAGCAACCCATTTGACCGTGCTCTCTCCCCACTTGCCGTTTTTCACTTTACCTCACGTACGAAATCCCATGGAGCAGAGAAAGGGCTTCTGCTTGCTAAGAAGAGGACGCCCGAGCTTCTATGGCGAAACCCTCGACCACCAAGCCTGTTGAATCTCGCACGATCCCAGCAATTGAACTGAGGAATTCGCCCAGAATCCATGAAGCATCTACGTTGATCTTCAatataattatggttataattatggttaatggatcaacgaatgccaataaattaagatacgtcttttctattcacgtatctctttttggattcatgaattccTTAAACTTTTCTGTTCacatatctattgaattcatgaatttcctagatccatgtatcttttaatttatgtatttattgagttcacgaatctcttgaattcacatatctctggattcgtgaatctcttgaattcatgtatctcttgattcatgaatttcgtggatacatgcgtctatttaattcatgtatctcttctgtacattaactaaaaatctctataaatagatgggagcatagagcttcattatggttttttggtttttccgactcgattccaaaaaggctcGATACACTTTTCTAATCTTCTGAATTTTCTGAGTGTGctttggttcaattgaacggttcgaccgAGTCccgtttgcatagtgctaatccaaacagattcgaggtgttgtatcttgggaggcatagttcgtgaatatgcggagcaccattggcgggaactaattgccttaaggagattcggatatccatacctcacctccaatttcatgttctgattgcaacaaacagtttgtgttttcttttggattatattccaacaatcttaaggcaatTATTCACTCActtgtttgttgttcttgtcgaTTATTGAGATGGCTGGAAACAACCAAGTGCCCTTCAATGTCCCGGATGTTTCTGGAGACgttcctatggtcgattcgaccgatgctatggaagatgttcaaccctcagggtctgaatttgtagtagccaatgctacgggccattgggctaacaccaattttggtggtgcgggtacaagtcatacgaCTGGTATACCTGGGACTGTTTTTCAGAACAGTgtaggccaaatggcttttggctctgtTTCTAGAGGGATGGTTCAACGAACCTTGCCTACCgtgatggcaacacctccagTTACAACTAATGAGAAACCGGAGAAATTTACCGGAGTGGGCTTTAAACAGTGGCAGCAGAAGATGTACTTCTATCTGACCATGCTCAATCTGACGAAATATTTATCGGAGGTGTGCCcgataattagtccaaatgagcaagatgtcacgacgctcggtgcgttggaggcttggaagcatggggacttcttatgccgaaattatatccttaactgtttagtgaattctctttataatgtttattgtaatattgaatctgctaaacaattatgggagtccttagagaaaaaatacaaaactgaGGATGctggcaccaagaaatttgtggttgccaaattcttggactacaagatggtggattctaaataTGTTATGAGTCAGattcaagaattgcaattaattctgAGTGACATCTCGGCTgagggaatgatacttagtgaatcattccaagtggcagCCATGATTGAGAAACTACCTCTGGGCTGGtcgacttcaaaaattatttgaagcacaaacggaaggagatgagccttgaaTATCTCATTTTGCGCCTCAGGATCGAGGAAGACAATAGAAGGAGTGCGAATCCTTCTTCTGAACCAAAGGCCAACGttgtggaatcttccaaatccaagcaagatagaaaaaggaagatgtcttttcaaggaaaaggcaagcaaaATGAGCAGTTCCAGAAAGTCCAAGGGACgtgttttatatgcaacaagcctggccatcgtgctaaggattgcaagaagcgCCCGAAAAAAGGCAAGAATGAAGGTGCAACCCAGCAACTAAATTTGACAGAGCATGACAATATTGAGAGACTGTCTGCTGTGGTAATGTCTGAAGCATCTCTAGTGTCGAACACTAATGGCTGGTGCTAGACACGAAtgccacaaatcacatctgtgcaaataaacacatgttctcatcttatgagaaggctgaagaagatgagaagctttatatggctaactctgcatcagcaaagatcgccggaagaggaaaggtgatcctGAAGTTTACATCTGGCAAGGAGGTTGCCTTGCTGAATGTGCTGCATGTACCAGATAttcggaaaaatctaatttctggccctatacttgtcaagaagggtttcaaagttgtatttgaatctgacaagtttgtactttcaaaaggagggatgtatgtggggaaagGGTACTTATGTAATGACCTGTTTAAggccaatgtggctgtcattgatgtaaactcaaagtatgtgtacccaaagactattaataaagaaaagtcttcagtttacactgttgtgtctccttatctatggcatggtagattaggacatgtaaactatggtacaatgaagagaatagcaaacttggggttaattccaagatttgagttggatgcccgttacaagtgtgagacttgtgttgaggccaagtttgccaagaaacctttcaaatccattgaaagaacaagtgaacctctacaattaatccatagtgatctatgtgatttaaagtttgtagaaagtagaggtggaaagaagtacttcatcacatttgtggatgattgtactagattttgctatgtttatttactaactagcaaagatgagactatgagcatgtttgtcaagtataaaactgaagttgaaaatcaacttaataaacgaatcaaagtgcttaggtctgatagaggaggagaatacagttcaatcaatttgaaagagttttgtgctagtcatggaataattctccaaacgactgcaccttatacttgcacaacaaaatggagttgctgaacgattgaacaggacactaaaggagatggctaacgccATTCTTTTGAGTTCAGTTTACCTCGGAACTTGTGGGGAAGCAggttttaactgcaaattatattcttaataaaataccccacaaaaagacaggtaaaactccatacgagttatggaatgTAAAGTtgccatcctacaattttctaaaagtgtgggggtgcttGGCCAAGGTGGCGATTCTTCCTCCGAAACAAACTCGGTTGGGACCTAAAACGGTGGATTGCATATTCATCGGTTATGCTCAAAATAGTAGCGCATataaatttttggttcataaatctgaaaatgcggaaattcatgtcaatacaatcctagaatcaagggatgctgaattttttgaggatatatatcctgcaaaaagaaatcaatgagAACTTTCTCAGAAAAGGCTTAGAGAATCAGAATctgagaatgatgaagttgtggcTAAAGAAGCCGAACTTCGAAGGAGTAGAAGGTCTCGAATCGAAAAATCTTTCGGACCTGATTTTCTAACATACATGTTAGAAGGTGAGCCACAAACATATAAAGAGGCAATGTCATCTCCAGATGCTCCTTTCTGGAAAGAAGCTGTTGACAATGAAATCCATTATATCCTAAGTAACcatacttgggaattggttgatcttccacctggaaataaaccaattggatgtaaatggattttcaagaaaaaactaaaagctTATGGTTCCATTGATAAGTACAAAGCTCGGCTTGTAGCCAAAGGGTTTAGACAAAAAGAGGGTCTTGACTACTTTGATACTTATTCACCTGTCACAAGAATAACATCAGTAAGGATGTTGATTGCTATAGCTTCGCTATACAATTTGCaaatacatcaaatggatgtgaaaactgcattcttaaatggtgatctcgacgaggagatttatatggaacaacctgaagggttcaaggtcaaaggacaagaacacaaagtgtgtagacttgtcaaatcattgtatggacttaaacaagctcctaagcaatggcatgagaaatttgaccgggtaatgattcaaaatgggtatagaatcaatgagtgtgACAAATGTGTGTACACTAAATCCACTACAGTTGGATATGTACTTATTtgtctatatgttgatgacttgttaatttttggagataacattgaggtcatcaaaatcaccaagaacattctcaagaagaactttgagatgaaagatttaggtgttgcAAATGTTATACTCGGCATCACAATTCTAAGGAATTCTGATGGCTTAGGTTTAACACAAtctcattacattgaaaaggtatttgagagatttaaaggattcggcattaaagatgcaaacaatcattttcttccacacctaactttaagaaagaacacTGGAAATAGTGTTAGACAGCTAGAATACTCTCAAGTAATCGGCAacatcatgtatatcatgaatTGCACTAGACCTCGATATTGCGTACTCAGTAAGCAAACTGAGTAGATATACCAGTAACCCAGGTCATGAGCATTGGAATGCTTTGATGAGAGTATTAGGAtatttgaaaaggacaaaataCTATGTTCTACAATATGGCAAATATCCAGCTGTTTTGGAAGGTTATTGTGATGCAACCGGATttcagattcgatgaatcgaaATCGACTAGCGGATATGTGTTCACGCTAGGAGGTGTTGCGGTGTCATGGAAATCCTCTAAACAAACTCTAATAACACGCTCTACAATGGAATCGAGTTTGTTGCTTTGGATAAAGCTGCTGAAGAAGCGAATGGCTTCGACATTTTTAGAAGATGTTCCAATGTGGCCAAAACCTATGCCTGCAATTTGCATACACTGTGACAATCAAGCGGCAATTGCAAGGGcacataatgtgatttataacggtaagtctagacatattcgtCGTAGACATAACACCGTAAGGCGTTGCTCTCaaatggaataatttctttagactttgtaaagtcaaaggaaaatattgcggatcCGCCGACAAAGGTTTGTCAAAAGAGCAGATAAATTGCGCATCGagggaatgggtttaagagccttaacccaataaagagattccagggtggaaacctaacctatgcgattggagatcccatggtctaggttcaataggacaacgcaaattttggaaactctagtgtaagcactatctaccattcctatgatgcaacagtgctttcctacagcgttattaagggtacgctatgcgtttaatgattcctataacttggaatataacatccaagtccaagtgagatatggtaggatgtctttaataggaatgcacctatatgcgtggagctggccgactctatgaaaatctttaaaggctagattttctaaagcacgcatgaatcccgagaggttcagggccgaaagaacgaacacaaccgagaaccaatcttgaattggaaatactccgtgtgaggtttattgtctaggcttacacaaacaactggcgattcaaggcttagtccatcgactagttaagtaagtccgataagctttcactaaagaaggttcaaagcgaaagctacctatcttgatgcggtttatttcaacaggcatgctcagattccttcgagtcaaaaatgttttgttgatccattaatgtgggggattgttataattattgttataattatggttaatggatcaacgaatgccaacaaattaagatacgtcttttctattaacatatctctttttggattcatgaattccttaaacttttctgttcacgtatctattgaattcatgaatttcctagatccatgtatcttttaatttatgtttttattgagttcacgaatctcttgaattcacgtatctctggattcgtgaatctcttgaattcatgtatctcttgattcatgaatttcgtggatacatgcgtctatttaattcatgtatctcttctgtacattaactaaaaatctctataaatagatgggagcatagagcttcattatggttttttggtttttccgactcaattccaaaaaggctctgatac
Protein-coding regions in this window:
- the LOC104445508 gene encoding LOW QUALITY PROTEIN: geraniol 8-hydroxylase (The sequence of the model RefSeq protein was modified relative to this genomic sequence to represent the inferred CDS: substituted 1 base at 1 genomic stop codon), producing MDCLVLILCLYLLWGLFQALSFVANRGRRARPSNLPPGPRPLPIIGNLLELGDLPHKSLAKLARTYGPIIKLELGFVTTVVVSSPKLAKEILQTHDAVFSNRTVPNSITAHDHDKLGLPXLPVSPLFRNLRKVYNLHIFSSKKLDLNQHLRSKKVRELVAFVRKCADAGEVVNIGEGAFRNSLNAVSNTLFSLDMIEPLNPAGDLKEVVWQIFYEIGKPNLADYFPMLKKIDPHGSKRHLEVLIQKMFDFFDGVIQRRLQLRTEKGCVRCNDVLDYLLDLIEEKNETLDISLVKHLFLDIITGGSETTSSTLEWAMTELLRNPEKLSRAQAELHQVIGKGKTIEEADISRLPYLEAVLKETFRLHPIAPLLLPRKSGEEFPIGGFTIPKGAQVYINVFAIGRDPSIWDDPDKFVPDRFLGSDIDVRGQNFELVPFGGGRRICPGLPLATRMLPLMLGSLINIFNWKLEDGVIPENMNMEEKFGLAVQKAQSLKAVPIPI